Proteins encoded together in one Nostoc sp. PCC 7524 window:
- a CDS encoding FKBP-type peptidyl-prolyl cis-trans isomerase, whose translation MKAILLSVGLMLVCVVVLVLSQIGGKQESAVAANLTQTPPAPTTVTENNTLIASNIMADASNVVTTASGLKYVEEKEGTGATPERGQTVTVHYTGTLEDGTKFDSSRDRNRPFSFTIGVGQVIKGWDEGLSTMKVGGRRQLIIPAELGYGARGAGGVIPPNATLLFDVELLDVK comes from the coding sequence TTGAAAGCAATTTTACTCAGCGTGGGTTTAATGCTGGTTTGTGTTGTAGTTTTGGTACTGTCACAAATTGGCGGTAAGCAGGAATCTGCTGTAGCTGCGAATTTAACCCAAACTCCACCAGCACCCACAACTGTTACAGAAAACAATACCTTAATAGCGAGCAATATTATGGCTGATGCCTCCAACGTCGTTACTACCGCTTCTGGCTTGAAATACGTGGAAGAAAAGGAAGGAACTGGTGCGACACCTGAACGAGGACAAACGGTGACAGTTCACTACACTGGTACTTTAGAAGATGGTACTAAATTTGATAGTTCACGCGATCGCAATCGTCCTTTCAGCTTTACCATCGGCGTTGGACAGGTAATCAAAGGCTGGGATGAAGGACTTAGCACTATGAAAGTAGGTGGCCGTCGTCAATTAATCATCCCCGCAGAATTAGGTTATGGCGCTCGTGGTGCTGGTGGTGTAATTCCCCCCAACGCTACCCTACTATTTGACGTGGAATTGTTAGATGTGAAGTAG
- a CDS encoding chloride channel protein, translated as MTLLPPADLRKAKEAPAFPTPSTHLLHLVQQFQLSPETVVLFLALLIGGGTGMGVVTFHYLIDLIHDLLLEDFMGMIGVWGAWTLAFVPILGGLVVGLMRWRTQDFGPGLSSLIAASDGIEIKQPLRPVTKMLAASVSLGSGASLGPEGPSVEIGANFGMLLSLILQVSQERQRLLLGAGAAAGLAAGFNAPIAGVFFALEVVMGATSFATSAVSVVLLAAVVAALIAQIGLGAQPAFALPVYQVRSPFELPIYLGLGLGASLVSLIYQESIRWAKVGFTGAIPGFQFLGSIPKPIHPIIGGAIIGAVALQFPQILGTGYGTVQAMLQDVEFSLDVLLALLIVKLLVTAISVGSGFVGGVFAPAMFLGASLGSAYAKILALIAPSIGEYMAAPPAYAMVGMAAVLAGTVRAPLTAILMLFELTRDYRIVLPLMAAVSLSVWLVERIKPKTNSNSNLQQIGLSELKDELLEIVQQLLVEDAMLACPKKLPATLGVLEAAKEMIRDRTRSALVVDEAEQLVGIISLEDLNRALSLWQNYPNSSTENQGNLAMQTIIDICTTDILYAWQDEPLSEALDRMTLRGLHQLPVVARDNHERILGLLDREQITLTCNLAVTRKAIYQVVNSQ; from the coding sequence ATGACTCTATTGCCTCCTGCCGATTTGAGGAAGGCAAAGGAAGCACCTGCCTTTCCTACACCTTCTACCCATTTATTACATCTAGTTCAACAATTTCAATTATCGCCAGAAACCGTTGTGTTGTTTCTAGCTCTACTCATCGGCGGCGGTACTGGGATGGGTGTGGTAACGTTTCACTATTTGATTGATCTGATCCATGATTTGTTACTGGAAGATTTCATGGGTATGATTGGTGTTTGGGGTGCTTGGACATTAGCCTTTGTCCCGATTTTGGGTGGATTGGTAGTGGGGTTGATGCGCTGGCGCACACAAGACTTTGGCCCTGGGCTATCTTCTCTGATTGCTGCCTCGGATGGGATTGAAATTAAACAGCCACTGCGGCCTGTCACTAAAATGTTAGCAGCATCTGTTTCTTTAGGGAGTGGTGCATCTTTGGGGCCAGAAGGGCCGAGTGTGGAGATTGGCGCTAATTTCGGGATGTTGCTCTCTTTAATCCTGCAAGTATCACAAGAACGACAGCGTTTACTTTTGGGCGCTGGGGCGGCGGCGGGATTAGCAGCCGGATTTAATGCCCCCATTGCTGGGGTATTTTTTGCCCTAGAAGTAGTAATGGGGGCGACATCTTTCGCTACTTCGGCGGTGAGTGTGGTATTACTTGCCGCAGTCGTAGCAGCGTTGATTGCTCAAATCGGTTTGGGGGCGCAACCTGCTTTTGCTTTACCTGTATATCAAGTCCGTAGTCCTTTTGAGTTACCTATTTATCTAGGTTTGGGTTTGGGGGCTAGTTTAGTTTCTCTGATTTATCAAGAATCGATTCGTTGGGCAAAAGTTGGCTTTACAGGAGCAATTCCAGGTTTTCAGTTTTTAGGTAGCATCCCTAAACCAATTCATCCCATTATTGGCGGTGCAATTATTGGTGCAGTGGCTTTGCAATTTCCCCAAATTTTGGGTACTGGTTATGGTACAGTCCAAGCCATGCTGCAAGATGTGGAATTCTCGTTGGATGTATTGCTGGCTTTACTGATAGTCAAGCTACTTGTCACTGCCATAAGTGTTGGTAGTGGCTTTGTCGGTGGTGTGTTTGCGCCAGCGATGTTTCTCGGCGCTTCTTTAGGATCAGCATACGCCAAAATTCTAGCTCTCATAGCCCCAAGCATAGGTGAATATATGGCTGCTCCTCCTGCTTATGCAATGGTGGGGATGGCAGCAGTATTAGCTGGAACTGTGAGAGCGCCATTAACAGCAATTTTGATGCTGTTTGAACTCACCCGCGATTACCGAATTGTTCTACCACTGATGGCGGCTGTGAGTTTGAGTGTGTGGCTAGTAGAACGGATCAAACCCAAAACTAACTCTAACTCTAACCTCCAACAAATTGGTCTTTCGGAATTGAAAGATGAACTCTTAGAAATTGTGCAGCAACTTTTAGTAGAAGATGCCATGCTGGCTTGCCCCAAAAAACTACCTGCGACTTTGGGGGTATTAGAAGCAGCAAAAGAAATGATCCGCGATCGCACTCGCAGTGCTTTAGTAGTTGATGAAGCAGAGCAATTAGTTGGTATCATCTCCTTAGAAGACCTCAACCGCGCCCTTTCTCTATGGCAAAATTACCCTAATTCCTCAACTGAAAACCAGGGTAACTTAGCCATGCAAACTATCATAGATATCTGTACTACCGATATTCTTTATGCTTGGCAGGATGAACCTTTATCTGAGGCTTTAGACCGCATGACTTTAAGAGGTTTGCATCAATTACCTGTAGTAGCACGAGACAACCATGAACGTATTTTAGGTTTGCTAGATCGGGAGCAAATAACACTAACGTGTAACTTAGCAGTTACACGCAAAGCAATTTATCAGGTAGTCAATAGCCAGTAG
- a CDS encoding AbrB family transcriptional regulator — protein sequence MPKQKKIEPLVGAELLTKVKELENLSKEEKAKQCGYYTVTKNGVERVNMMKFLNALIDAEGIQLDSSPNANGRGGRSASYRISVQSNGNLLIGSAYTKQMNLKPGDEFVITLGKKHIRLRQVDEDEKLGAEAEEATA from the coding sequence ATGCCTAAACAGAAAAAAATTGAACCCCTAGTCGGTGCAGAACTGCTGACAAAAGTTAAAGAGCTAGAGAACCTCAGCAAAGAAGAAAAAGCCAAGCAGTGTGGCTACTATACCGTTACCAAAAATGGTGTAGAGCGTGTCAATATGATGAAATTCTTGAATGCCTTAATTGATGCTGAAGGCATTCAGTTAGACAGCTCACCCAATGCTAATGGACGTGGTGGACGCAGTGCTAGCTATAGAATTAGTGTGCAATCGAATGGTAACTTGTTGATTGGTTCAGCTTACACAAAACAGATGAACCTCAAACCTGGAGATGAGTTTGTAATTACTCTAGGGAAAAAGCACATTCGTCTCAGACAGGTAGATGAAGATGAAAAGTTAGGTGCAGAAGCTGAGGAAGCAACAGCATAA
- a CDS encoding phasin family protein, whose product MDSNNWLQQLMMLGIGTTSLVADKLKQVSDELVKDGKLNPEQAKAVMDDIVQQLKSEQGTWEVQMQRQMRNMMQDLGVARQSEVDELRGRIDRLERQVRDLENKLWR is encoded by the coding sequence ATGGACAGCAACAACTGGTTGCAGCAGTTAATGATGCTCGGTATTGGTACAACATCTTTAGTGGCAGACAAACTCAAGCAAGTTAGCGATGAATTAGTCAAAGACGGTAAGCTCAATCCTGAGCAAGCTAAGGCTGTCATGGATGATATTGTACAGCAGTTAAAGTCGGAGCAGGGAACTTGGGAAGTGCAAATGCAACGACAAATGCGAAATATGATGCAGGATTTAGGAGTAGCGCGCCAGTCTGAGGTAGATGAACTCCGGGGGAGAATTGACCGTTTAGAGCGTCAAGTGCGTGATTTAGAAAATAAGCTTTGGCGTTAG
- the pyrR gene encoding bifunctional pyr operon transcriptional regulator/uracil phosphoribosyltransferase PyrR gives MATPAKVVEILSSEDLRRTVTRLASQIIERTRDLSQLVLIGIYTRGVPLAEVLARQIEALEGVSVAVGALDITFYRDDLDQIGLRTPAKTNIPFDLTGKTVVLVDDVIFKGRTIRAALNAVNEYGRPELIRLAVLVDRGHRELPIHPDFIGKQLPTAQEEIVKVYLQDWDNKDAVELIGY, from the coding sequence ATGGCTACACCTGCCAAAGTAGTTGAAATCCTTTCTTCAGAAGACTTACGTCGTACTGTCACACGTTTGGCTTCTCAAATTATCGAAAGAACACGAGATTTATCTCAGTTGGTATTGATTGGTATCTATACTCGCGGTGTACCGCTAGCAGAAGTATTAGCACGACAAATTGAGGCATTAGAAGGCGTAAGCGTAGCTGTCGGAGCCTTAGATATTACCTTTTATCGGGATGATCTTGACCAAATAGGCTTGCGAACTCCAGCAAAAACCAATATCCCTTTTGATTTAACAGGAAAAACTGTTGTGTTGGTCGATGATGTCATTTTTAAAGGCCGGACAATTCGCGCCGCCTTGAATGCTGTCAATGAATACGGTAGACCAGAATTAATTCGTTTAGCTGTGTTGGTAGATAGAGGTCATCGCGAGTTACCAATTCATCCAGATTTTATTGGTAAGCAACTACCCACCGCTCAAGAAGAGATTGTGAAAGTTTACTTGCAAGATTGGGATAACAAGGATGCAGTGGAGTTAATTGGCTATTGA
- a CDS encoding Rrf2 family transcriptional regulator produces the protein MKLTTRGHYSVKALLDLSLQPSYGPASVKAIAKRQDIPAPYLEKLLIEMRRAGLVKSTRGSIGGYQLAREPIKISIGQILEAVGETITHLPHHTPTPAQTEDWVTFTLWQRLNQKLKEALYSITLADLYYDARSWQASLGEEASFVV, from the coding sequence ATGAAACTAACTACTAGAGGACACTACAGTGTTAAGGCGTTGCTTGACTTAAGTTTGCAGCCAAGTTATGGCCCTGCATCAGTGAAAGCGATCGCTAAACGTCAAGATATCCCAGCTCCATACCTAGAGAAACTACTAATAGAAATGCGTCGTGCTGGATTAGTAAAATCAACTCGCGGTAGCATTGGTGGCTACCAACTAGCAAGAGAACCAATAAAAATCTCCATAGGACAAATTTTAGAAGCAGTTGGTGAAACCATAACTCATCTACCCCATCACACCCCCACCCCAGCCCAAACAGAAGATTGGGTAACATTTACCCTTTGGCAAAGACTCAACCAAAAACTCAAAGAAGCGTTGTACAGTATTACTCTGGCAGATTTATATTACGATGCTCGTAGCTGGCAAGCCTCACTAGGAGAAGAAGCGAGTTTTGTTGTTTAG
- a CDS encoding TIGR03792 family protein — translation MVIEFLKFKVASGMRENYIQKDTEIWTTALAEYPGFLDKEVWINPHDPTEVILIIRWATKEQWQAIPSQNLQAIEQKFNAALGNTYNLVESREYQVQY, via the coding sequence ATGGTTATAGAATTTCTTAAGTTTAAAGTTGCTTCTGGTATGCGAGAAAATTATATCCAGAAGGATACAGAAATTTGGACAACAGCTTTAGCTGAGTATCCCGGCTTTTTAGACAAAGAAGTTTGGATTAATCCCCATGACCCTACAGAAGTTATATTAATCATTCGTTGGGCAACTAAGGAGCAGTGGCAAGCCATCCCTTCACAAAATTTACAGGCAATAGAGCAAAAATTTAACGCAGCCTTGGGGAATACTTACAACTTAGTAGAGTCAAGAGAGTATCAAGTACAGTATTGA
- the cbiB gene encoding adenosylcobinamide-phosphate synthase CbiB: MLSAIVLVIAAILDYLIGDPWGWPHPVRVMGWVISHLSKFFLHLCHHTLTRRIAGIVLALILIIGSGGMAWLIVHLAKWLHPLLATGIESILLASCFAFRSLRNAAVDVLQPLTAKDIVLARQTLSNYVGRDTEHLSEPEILRAVLETVTENATDGVLAPLFYAIVGACIPGLGAAPLALAYKASSTLDSMVGYREAPYTYLGWFSARLEDYLTWLPCRLTVFTLGVISGKPLYVWRICRRDAVNDPSPNSGWSECVYAAILGVQMGGTNWYRGVPKPKPLLGDAIYPINHAHIYNALQLTRYCFLLWLGIAIGLLLIL, translated from the coding sequence GTGTTATCAGCGATCGTTTTAGTCATTGCGGCAATTTTAGATTACTTAATAGGTGATCCTTGGGGTTGGCCTCATCCAGTGCGAGTAATGGGGTGGGTAATTTCGCACCTCAGCAAATTTTTTTTGCACCTGTGTCACCACACTCTCACACGCAGAATAGCTGGAATTGTTCTAGCCCTGATCTTAATTATTGGTAGTGGTGGGATGGCTTGGTTAATAGTTCATCTAGCCAAATGGCTGCACCCACTGCTAGCAACTGGGATAGAAAGCATTCTTTTAGCCAGTTGTTTTGCTTTTAGAAGTTTGCGAAATGCAGCCGTTGATGTTTTACAACCGTTAACAGCCAAAGATATAGTATTAGCTCGCCAAACCTTAAGTAACTATGTTGGTAGAGATACAGAGCATCTGTCAGAACCAGAAATTTTGCGAGCTGTTTTAGAAACAGTTACAGAAAATGCTACCGATGGAGTTTTGGCTCCTCTATTTTATGCAATTGTCGGTGCTTGTATCCCAGGGTTAGGGGCAGCTCCTTTAGCTTTAGCATATAAAGCCAGTAGTACCTTAGATTCTATGGTGGGTTATCGAGAAGCACCTTATACATATTTAGGATGGTTTAGTGCGCGGTTAGAAGATTATTTAACTTGGCTACCTTGTCGCCTAACAGTCTTTACTTTAGGTGTGATATCAGGTAAACCTCTATATGTATGGCGCATTTGTCGCCGAGATGCAGTTAATGATCCCAGCCCTAACTCTGGTTGGAGTGAGTGTGTCTATGCAGCAATTTTGGGTGTACAAATGGGAGGTACAAACTGGTATCGGGGAGTTCCCAAGCCAAAACCATTGTTAGGAGATGCTATTTATCCCATCAACCACGCTCATATTTACAATGCTTTGCAACTGACTAGATATTGCTTTTTACTATGGTTAGGAATAGCTATTGGTCTACTCTTGATTCTCTAA
- a CDS encoding ArnT family glycosyltransferase encodes MREGSFIWSHLEKQHRTAEKWVDRLWLVVLLMAALLLFSVNLGGVPLQDWDEGTVAQVAKEIWRAPTDAMRWLYPTFGGEPYHNKPPLLHILIAGAYSVGGVSELTTRLPSAILTALSVPLLYCLGREIFRHRWAAIYSALVYLTMLPVVRHGRLAMLDGVVVSFWLMMLLCVLRSRRDLRYCLGIGLSFGLICLTQGLVSILLGVVAIAFLFWDTPRLLSSRYLWIAICLGILPVGGWYIAQLLRYGYAFAQNGLLNQSLNQVGIFGPENAEAPWFYIIELLKWTWPWLIFLPQTARLVGENRNLSWAKLILVWCGVYLLLISLVSTKFSWYIFPIYPCLALACGAQLAEIENLPLFSTYPRNWVAGLSILALVASASSIYFSWGTQPKVDLQLIFATVALTMTLAAILAERGDGQFLKVLFWGTYLSLLLLMKSNYWAWESWQTYPVKPVAEMINRVNPGVTKIYTSFPLHRPSLDFYSDRTIIPASVGELQYHWQYQQQPHLLIKASDFKNLKLDSMKLLDEAEGWKLITKDRNRL; translated from the coding sequence ATGCGAGAAGGAAGCTTTATTTGGAGTCATCTAGAAAAACAGCACCGCACGGCTGAAAAGTGGGTTGATCGGCTATGGCTAGTAGTGTTGCTCATGGCGGCATTGCTACTGTTTAGCGTTAATCTGGGAGGAGTGCCGTTGCAAGATTGGGATGAGGGGACTGTGGCGCAAGTTGCCAAGGAAATTTGGCGTGCGCCGACAGATGCAATGCGGTGGCTATACCCCACCTTCGGCGGAGAACCTTATCATAACAAGCCGCCTTTGCTCCATATCCTCATTGCTGGCGCTTACTCTGTTGGTGGCGTGAGTGAGTTAACGACACGTTTACCTAGCGCAATTTTAACAGCATTATCAGTACCTTTACTGTATTGTCTAGGTCGAGAGATATTTCGCCACCGTTGGGCGGCAATTTATAGCGCCTTGGTATATCTGACAATGTTGCCTGTGGTGCGTCATGGCAGGTTGGCAATGTTAGATGGGGTAGTGGTGAGTTTTTGGCTGATGATGTTGTTGTGCGTATTGCGATCGCGCCGGGATTTACGCTACTGCTTAGGTATTGGACTAAGTTTTGGGTTGATTTGCCTCACTCAAGGTCTAGTTAGTATCCTGTTAGGTGTGGTAGCGATCGCCTTTTTATTTTGGGATACGCCCAGGTTACTTAGCAGTCGCTATCTCTGGATAGCCATTTGTCTGGGCATTTTACCTGTGGGTGGTTGGTACATAGCTCAACTACTGCGCTATGGTTATGCCTTTGCCCAGAATGGCTTACTCAATCAATCTCTGAATCAAGTGGGTATATTTGGCCCTGAGAATGCTGAAGCACCTTGGTTTTATATTATTGAACTACTCAAATGGACTTGGCCTTGGTTAATATTTTTACCACAAACTGCCCGTTTAGTGGGGGAAAATCGCAACCTGAGCTGGGCAAAACTCATCTTAGTCTGGTGCGGAGTTTATTTACTGCTGATTTCCCTGGTTAGCACTAAATTTTCTTGGTATATATTTCCCATTTACCCTTGTTTAGCTTTAGCTTGCGGCGCTCAGTTAGCAGAGATAGAAAACTTACCTTTATTTTCCACCTATCCCCGTAACTGGGTAGCTGGTTTATCAATCTTGGCGCTAGTAGCTTCTGCTAGCAGCATTTACTTTAGTTGGGGTACACAGCCAAAAGTTGACTTGCAGCTAATTTTTGCCACCGTCGCTTTAACTATGACACTAGCAGCGATTTTGGCAGAACGAGGCGATGGACAATTTCTCAAGGTTTTATTTTGGGGAACCTATCTTTCATTGCTATTGTTAATGAAATCTAACTATTGGGCTTGGGAATCATGGCAAACCTATCCGGTTAAACCTGTAGCGGAAATGATTAACCGTGTAAATCCAGGCGTGACAAAAATTTATACATCTTTCCCCCTGCATCGCCCCTCATTAGATTTTTATAGCGATCGCACTATCATTCCCGCTTCCGTTGGTGAACTGCAATATCATTGGCAATACCAGCAACAACCCCACCTACTCATCAAAGCCTCTGACTTCAAAAATCTCAAATTAGATTCTATGAAATTACTTGACGAAGCTGAAGGTTGGAAGCTAATCACCAAAGACAGGAATCGGTTGTGA
- a CDS encoding HEAT repeat domain-containing protein yields the protein MIIDWLAVWGVTQAVGFAFKSIFEDLAKDATKDWAKDLLKGMPSNILQQLQKEDIEIAAGKALKEFLQLMQQELEDADLEEAELQQYNQALKKFISNTLLKDILGNPFNPDCQFIDAKVLVNTWHELNLMILPNGFNWERLAKRYLKKVKAIIRESDNLRPIFDSYNLEIAQESLQQIAGMTTGFNLQMYQEGLRERYGNLKLDSLDTTGYAYNELKLWRMFIAQNVREVHQVITQVHELPKEHIRRLRESKQIDEDIDLEDLKYYKQIYLEQPILSVLNIINDFQHYKYIVILGDPGSGKSTLLQFLALNWAETPLNNAISAPIPLLIELRTYIRRRENQECHNFLDFFHKCSGIVHHLNQNKLHEQLKAGNALVMFDGLDEVFEIGKRDDVITDIHRFTNEYPDVRVIVTSRVIGYKPQRLRDAEFRHFMLQDLEYEQIQDFINRWHELNFKDEVDRLRKKERLQRAIDTSRAISELAGNPLLLTMMAILNRNQELPRDRATLYEQASRVLLHQWDVERALVEDYRLDPKTIDYKDKQAMLRQVAYHMQTSAKGLAGNLISAKDLEKILIRYLKNIEFEQPTKVARVMMNQLRTRNFMLCFLGADYYAFVHRTFLEYFCAWEFVWQFKETQTLSIKELNQEVFGKHWQDETWHEVLRLITGMIESRFVCEIIDYLMAQNGEREKFINLFLAAKCLAEVRNRLLVASAATKLLHQIKGLAKYDLSYSYQLYLDEEETKLVQEIRTKAVVSVATTWKDDPETLPWLKQLATVDHNDYVRRAALQELARGFKDDPQTLPWLKQHATSDKDWTVRQAAVQELVRGFKDDHDILPIIQKLAITDNSEYVRQAAVQELARAFKDNPNTIFWLKKRATVDQYGTVRQVAIQELARGFKENPNTLPWLKQCATTNDDWTVRQAAVQELARAFKDDPEILLLLKQRATSDDNEYVRQAAVQEIARGFKDDSDTLSILKQSAIADNYSDVRQAAVQEIARGFKDDPQTLPWLKQRAIASDDQYVRRVAVQELARGFKDEPDILPILKQRAVVDTYSDVRRAAVQELARGFKHDPDTLPILKQRATADENESVRRTAVQELARGFKDDPDTLPILKKCAKSDKYADVRQAALQELAKGFKDEPETFSILTKRATSDKYADVRQAALQELAKGFKDDPRIFEVFASCAVNDPFTREYHFQHNPRQVALKAIIEQYLHHPQTLPLLRDRAEHDPDEQVREFAHQRLIELATLHF from the coding sequence ATGATCATAGATTGGTTAGCCGTTTGGGGTGTAACTCAAGCTGTTGGGTTTGCTTTTAAGTCAATATTTGAGGATTTAGCAAAAGATGCCACGAAAGACTGGGCAAAAGACTTATTAAAAGGTATGCCGAGTAACATTTTACAGCAACTGCAAAAAGAAGATATTGAAATTGCTGCTGGCAAAGCATTGAAGGAATTTTTACAACTGATGCAGCAGGAATTAGAAGATGCAGACTTAGAAGAAGCAGAACTACAACAATATAATCAAGCTTTAAAAAAATTTATTAGCAATACATTACTTAAGGATATTCTAGGTAATCCCTTTAACCCGGATTGTCAATTTATCGATGCGAAAGTATTAGTCAATACTTGGCATGAATTGAATTTAATGATTCTACCAAATGGATTTAATTGGGAAAGATTAGCTAAACGTTATCTCAAAAAAGTTAAAGCTATTATCCGTGAATCAGATAATTTGCGCCCTATTTTTGATTCCTATAATCTAGAAATTGCCCAAGAAAGTTTGCAACAAATCGCTGGTATGACCACTGGTTTTAATCTGCAAATGTATCAAGAAGGACTGCGTGAGCGATATGGCAATTTAAAATTAGATAGTTTAGATACTACTGGTTACGCCTATAACGAATTGAAGTTATGGCGAATGTTTATTGCTCAAAATGTTCGAGAAGTTCACCAAGTCATTACACAGGTACATGAACTACCTAAAGAACACATCAGACGACTACGAGAAAGTAAGCAGATAGACGAAGATATTGACCTGGAAGACCTAAAATACTACAAGCAAATTTATCTAGAACAACCAATCCTTTCCGTATTAAATATTATTAATGATTTTCAACATTATAAATATATTGTAATTTTAGGTGATCCTGGTTCAGGTAAATCTACCTTATTACAATTTTTAGCTTTGAATTGGGCAGAAACACCATTAAATAATGCAATTTCTGCCCCAATTCCCTTGTTGATTGAGTTGCGTACCTATATCCGCAGACGAGAAAATCAGGAATGCCATAACTTTCTGGATTTTTTTCATAAATGTAGTGGCATAGTTCATCATCTCAATCAAAATAAACTCCATGAACAACTCAAAGCTGGTAATGCTTTAGTAATGTTTGATGGGTTAGATGAAGTATTTGAAATTGGCAAGCGAGATGATGTAATTACAGACATTCATCGCTTTACTAATGAGTATCCTGATGTCCGAGTTATTGTAACTTCTCGTGTCATTGGATATAAACCACAAAGATTAAGAGATGCGGAATTTCGTCATTTTATGTTGCAGGATTTGGAGTATGAACAAATCCAAGACTTTATTAATCGTTGGCATGAGTTAAATTTTAAGGATGAGGTAGATAGACTACGAAAAAAAGAACGATTACAAAGAGCAATTGACACATCCAGAGCCATTTCTGAACTTGCTGGTAATCCCCTATTGTTGACAATGATGGCAATTCTTAACCGCAATCAAGAATTGCCCAGAGATAGAGCTACCCTATATGAACAAGCATCACGGGTATTGTTACATCAATGGGATGTAGAACGCGCCTTAGTAGAAGATTATCGCTTAGATCCCAAAACGATAGATTATAAAGACAAACAGGCAATGTTAAGGCAGGTTGCCTACCATATGCAAACCAGTGCTAAAGGTTTAGCAGGCAATTTGATTAGTGCTAAGGATTTAGAAAAAATTCTCATTCGCTATCTGAAAAATATTGAATTTGAACAACCTACTAAAGTTGCGAGAGTCATGATGAATCAACTACGAACTCGCAATTTTATGTTATGTTTTTTGGGCGCTGATTATTATGCTTTTGTTCATAGAACTTTTTTAGAATATTTCTGTGCTTGGGAATTTGTCTGGCAATTTAAAGAAACCCAAACCCTATCAATTAAAGAACTAAATCAGGAAGTATTTGGCAAACACTGGCAAGATGAAACTTGGCACGAAGTTTTGCGCTTAATTACAGGCATGATTGAGTCAAGATTTGTTTGCGAAATAATTGATTATTTAATGGCTCAAAATGGTGAAAGAGAAAAGTTTATTAATTTGTTTTTGGCAGCTAAATGTCTGGCTGAAGTCAGAAATCGTCTGTTAGTTGCCTCAGCAGCCACTAAATTACTACATCAAATCAAAGGTTTAGCAAAATATGATCTCAGCTATTCCTATCAACTCTATTTAGATGAGGAAGAAACTAAATTAGTGCAAGAAATTCGGACTAAAGCCGTTGTGTCTGTGGCTACGACTTGGAAAGATGACCCTGAAACTCTCCCGTGGCTCAAACAACTCGCCACAGTTGATCATAACGATTATGTTCGCCGTGCTGCTTTGCAAGAATTAGCCAGAGGCTTTAAAGATGATCCTCAAACTCTCCCTTGGCTCAAACAACACGCTACCAGTGATAAAGATTGGACGGTGCGACAAGCCGCAGTACAAGAATTAGTCAGAGGTTTTAAAGATGACCATGATATTCTTCCTATCATCCAAAAACTCGCCATCACTGATAATAGTGAATATGTACGACAAGCAGCCGTCCAAGAATTAGCTAGAGCTTTTAAAGATAATCCTAATACTATTTTTTGGCTGAAAAAACGTGCTACTGTTGACCAGTATGGAACTGTGCGACAGGTAGCAATCCAAGAATTAGCCAGGGGGTTCAAAGAAAATCCTAATACTTTACCCTGGTTGAAACAATGTGCTACTACTAATGATGATTGGACTGTGCGCCAAGCCGCCGTGCAGGAATTAGCTAGGGCATTTAAAGACGACCCGGAGATTCTGCTGTTACTCAAGCAACGCGCTACCAGTGATGATAATGAGTATGTGCGCCAAGCAGCTGTGCAGGAAATCGCTAGGGGATTTAAAGATGATTCTGATACCCTCTCTATTTTGAAACAAAGTGCGATCGCTGACAATTATTCAGATGTCCGACAAGCCGCAGTCCAAGAAATCGCTAGAGGCTTTAAAGATGACCCCCAAACTCTTCCTTGGTTAAAGCAACGTGCCATTGCTAGCGATGATCAATATGTGCGCCGTGTAGCCGTGCAAGAACTGGCGAGGGGGTTCAAAGATGAACCAGATATTTTACCCATTCTCAAACAACGTGCTGTTGTTGATACATATTCCGATGTGCGCCGTGCAGCCGTGCAAGAACTGGCTAGAGGCTTTAAACATGACCCCGATACCTTACCCATTCTCAAACAACGGGCAACGGCTGATGAGAATGAATCTGTGCGCCGTACAGCAGTACAAGAATTAGCGAGAGGATTTAAAGATGACCCGGATACTCTCCCCATCCTCAAAAAATGCGCTAAATCTGATAAATACGCCGATGTGCGCCAAGCTGCATTGCAAGAATTAGCCAAAGGGTTTAAAGATGAACCGGAAACATTTTCCATCCTCACAAAACGTGCTACCTCTGACAAATACGCAGATGTGCGCCAAGCCGCTTTGCAAGAATTAGCCAAAGGGTTTAAAGATGACCCTAGAATCTTTGAAGTATTCGCCAGCTGTGCTGTGAATGATCCCTTTACCCGTGAGTACCACTTTCAACATAACCCACGCCAAGTAGCACTAAAGGCGATTATCGAGCAATATCTTCATCATCCTCAGACTCTACCACTGTTGCGTGACCGAGCCGAACATGACCCAGATGAGCAAGTGCGCGAGTTTGCTCACCAAAGGCTAATAGAGTTGGCTACGTTACACTTTTAA